A DNA window from Bacillus sp. SM2101 contains the following coding sequences:
- a CDS encoding (Fe-S)-binding protein: MENLLIINLIAFLLVTAYGLYLFAYLVKTRIAYIKLGKKVEFDKKYKERLNKIWVNVFGQKKLLKDKKSGVIHVMFFYGFILVQFGAIDFIWKGLKPGSHLPLGPIYPAFTFFQELVTLVILVAVIWAFYRRYIEKLVRLKRGFKSGLVLIFIGGLMLSVLLGNGMGLVWHGEELSWSEPVASSIAYLFGGIGETASIVVFYVSWWIHLLILLTFLVYVPQSKHAHLIAGPANVFFNRLSNPGKLEKIDFEDETQETYGVGKIEDFTQTQLIDLYACVECGRCTNMCPATGTGKMLSPMDIILKLRDHLTDKGAAITSQAPWVPTFAFSNTQGNQLAVSGAGKGVNESAAAVELAYNPSLIGDVITEEELWACTTCRNCEDQCPVMNEHVDKIIDLRRYLVLTEGKMDADAQRAMTNIERQGNPWGLNRKEKDKWRDIREDVNIPTVKEMKKAGEQFEYLLWVGSMGAFDNRSQKITLSFAKLLNEAGVKFAILGNKEKNSGDTPRRLGNEFLFQELATNNIAELQKHDVKKIVTIDPHAYNTFKNEYPDFGLEAEVFHHTEVLDQLVREGKLVPKHEVKETITFHDSCYLGRYNEVYEPPRDILKAIPGVELIEMERKRETGMCCGAGGGLMWMEETTGNRVNVARTEQALAVNPTVISSGCPYCLTMLSDGTKAKEVEERIGTYDVAELLEKSVIGSAEEVAS; encoded by the coding sequence GTGGAGAATCTACTAATCATTAATTTAATAGCATTCCTACTTGTAACCGCTTACGGTTTATATTTATTTGCATACCTTGTGAAAACAAGAATTGCGTATATAAAGTTAGGAAAGAAGGTTGAATTTGATAAAAAATATAAAGAACGCCTGAATAAAATATGGGTAAACGTGTTTGGGCAAAAAAAATTATTGAAGGATAAAAAAAGTGGCGTAATTCATGTCATGTTCTTTTATGGTTTTATCCTCGTTCAATTTGGAGCGATTGATTTTATTTGGAAAGGATTAAAGCCAGGTTCTCATTTACCTCTAGGACCTATATATCCTGCGTTTACTTTTTTTCAAGAGCTTGTTACTTTAGTCATTTTAGTTGCCGTTATTTGGGCATTTTATCGCCGTTATATTGAAAAGCTTGTTCGTTTAAAAAGAGGATTTAAGTCAGGTTTAGTGCTTATATTTATCGGTGGCTTAATGCTTTCAGTTCTTCTTGGTAATGGCATGGGGCTAGTATGGCATGGTGAAGAGTTATCGTGGAGTGAGCCAGTTGCTTCGTCGATAGCATACCTTTTTGGAGGGATTGGTGAAACAGCTTCAATCGTTGTCTTTTATGTGTCATGGTGGATTCATTTACTTATTTTATTAACGTTTTTAGTTTACGTACCACAATCTAAGCATGCTCATCTTATTGCAGGTCCTGCCAATGTATTTTTTAATCGTTTATCAAACCCTGGAAAGCTTGAAAAGATCGATTTTGAAGATGAAACGCAAGAAACTTATGGGGTAGGGAAAATTGAAGACTTTACTCAAACACAATTAATTGATTTATACGCATGTGTTGAGTGTGGACGCTGTACGAATATGTGTCCTGCAACAGGGACAGGAAAAATGCTCTCACCGATGGATATCATTTTAAAGCTACGAGATCATTTAACTGATAAGGGAGCAGCTATTACTTCACAAGCTCCTTGGGTGCCAACATTTGCATTTTCAAATACTCAAGGGAATCAATTAGCTGTATCTGGCGCTGGAAAAGGTGTGAATGAATCTGCAGCAGCTGTAGAGCTTGCATATAACCCGAGCTTAATTGGTGATGTCATTACGGAGGAGGAGTTATGGGCATGTACAACGTGTAGGAACTGTGAAGATCAATGTCCTGTAATGAATGAACATGTAGATAAAATTATTGACCTTCGCCGTTATCTAGTTCTTACAGAAGGAAAAATGGATGCAGATGCGCAACGTGCAATGACGAATATCGAGCGACAAGGTAACCCATGGGGATTAAATCGTAAAGAAAAAGACAAATGGCGTGATATTCGTGAAGATGTGAATATCCCAACTGTGAAAGAAATGAAAAAAGCTGGAGAACAGTTTGAATATTTATTATGGGTGGGCTCGATGGGAGCGTTTGATAATCGAAGCCAAAAAATAACTCTTTCATTCGCTAAGCTATTGAATGAAGCGGGAGTAAAATTTGCTATCCTTGGTAACAAAGAGAAAAACTCAGGTGATACGCCAAGACGCTTAGGTAACGAATTTTTATTCCAAGAACTAGCTACGAATAATATTGCTGAGCTACAAAAACATGATGTGAAGAAGATTGTAACAATTGACCCACATGCTTATAATACTTTCAAAAATGAGTATCCAGACTTCGGATTAGAAGCTGAAGTATTCCATCATACTGAGGTATTAGATCAATTAGTAAGAGAAGGGAAGTTAGTACCTAAGCACGAAGTAAAAGAAACAATTACATTCCATGATTCTTGTTATTTAGGTAGATACAATGAAGTGTATGAACCACCTCGTGATATTTTAAAAGCTATCCCTGGTGTGGAGCTTATTGAGATGGAACGCAAGCGCGAAACAGGTATGTGTTGTGGAGCAGGTGGAGGACTGATGTGGATGGAAGAAACGACAGGAAATCGCGTAAATGTGGCTAGAACTGAGCAAGCATTAGCTGTGAATCCAACTGTCATTAGTTCTGGATGTCCATACTGTTTAACGATGTTAAGTGATGGCACGAAGGCGAAGGAAGTTGAAGAGCGTATTGGAACATATGATGTTGCAGAACTTCTAGAAAAATCAGTCATTGGTAGTGCGGAAGAAGTAGCATCTTAA
- the speB gene encoding agmatinase, with protein MRFDEAYSGNVFINSHPLVEESDAVIYGMPMDWTVSFRPGSRFGPARIREVSLGLEEYSPYVDRHLDEVKYYDAGDIPLPFGNPARSLEMIEEFVTKVLQANKFPLGLGGEHLVSWPVFKAMYNKYQDMAIIHIDAHADLREEYEGEPLSHSTPIRKACELIGAENVYSFGIRSGMKEEFQFAKDSGMYMAKFDVVEPLKEVLPKLAGRNVYVTIDIDVLDPAHAPGTGTAEAGGITSKELLDAITLISNSKLNIIGADLVEVAPAYDPTEQTQIAASKFVREILLGWVKK; from the coding sequence ATGCGTTTTGATGAAGCTTATTCAGGAAATGTTTTTATTAACAGCCATCCACTAGTCGAAGAAAGTGATGCTGTGATCTATGGAATGCCAATGGACTGGACAGTTAGCTTCCGACCAGGATCAAGATTTGGTCCTGCTCGTATTCGTGAAGTGTCACTTGGGCTAGAGGAGTATAGTCCGTATGTAGATAGGCATTTAGATGAAGTGAAATATTACGATGCTGGAGACATTCCACTTCCATTCGGAAATCCCGCGAGAAGTCTAGAAATGATTGAAGAATTTGTAACGAAAGTACTACAAGCTAATAAGTTTCCACTTGGATTAGGTGGCGAGCATCTTGTTTCGTGGCCGGTTTTTAAAGCGATGTACAACAAATATCAGGATATGGCAATTATTCATATAGATGCACATGCTGATTTACGAGAAGAATATGAAGGTGAGCCTTTATCACATTCAACTCCAATTCGAAAAGCATGTGAACTGATTGGGGCAGAAAATGTGTATTCTTTCGGCATTCGTTCAGGAATGAAGGAAGAATTCCAATTTGCAAAGGATTCAGGCATGTATATGGCTAAATTTGATGTGGTTGAGCCTTTGAAAGAAGTATTACCTAAACTTGCTGGTCGGAATGTATATGTAACGATAGATATTGACGTCTTAGACCCTGCCCATGCTCCTGGAACAGGTACTGCTGAAGCGGGAGGAATTACTTCAAAAGAGCTATTGGATGCCATTACACTTATTTCTAATTCTAAGCTAAATATTATAGGCGCTGATCTAGTAGAGGTAGCACCTGCGTATGATCCAACTGAACAAACACAAATTGCTGCTAGTAAATTCGTGCGTGAAATTTTACTCGGTTGGGTAAAGAAGTAA
- a CDS encoding YwhD family protein: MEKDNKKKVGFTIIKKSDSTDGHGGFGVGVLSLDNISPVIIDVEEKSAVVDIGAMHARSDVERGIKFLPNRDEVPNGKSYWLVWVTIEQNQEGPFYTGVTACEMTVDRDIRRGYKSLPEHVNNMDRSLKRQIIVEHMDVSSKQVLAEFLQEHNIDMWNRSGEQLKKDLQSS, translated from the coding sequence ATGGAAAAAGATAACAAGAAAAAAGTTGGGTTTACAATTATAAAAAAAAGTGATTCGACAGATGGCCATGGTGGGTTTGGAGTAGGTGTTTTAAGCTTAGATAATATATCACCTGTTATTATTGATGTAGAAGAAAAATCTGCTGTTGTTGATATCGGTGCAATGCATGCGCGTAGTGATGTAGAAAGAGGGATAAAATTTCTACCAAACAGAGATGAAGTACCTAATGGGAAATCATATTGGCTCGTTTGGGTTACGATAGAACAGAATCAGGAAGGACCGTTTTATACAGGTGTAACTGCATGTGAAATGACTGTTGATCGTGACATACGTCGTGGTTATAAATCGCTTCCTGAACATGTAAATAATATGGATAGATCGCTTAAGCGCCAGATTATCGTTGAACATATGGATGTATCTTCAAAGCAAGTGCTAGCAGAATTTTTACAAGAGCATAATATTGATATGTGGAATAGATCTGGTGAGCAGCTAAAGAAAGACCTACAATCATCATAG
- the argS gene encoding arginine--tRNA ligase, whose translation MNIVEQVKDRLKDEISEAVVKAGLATREQLPEVILEIPKEKVHGDYSTNMAMQLARIAKKAPRMIAEELVNNFDKSKASIEKIDIAGPGFINFHMNNSYLTELIPTILKAGDSYGETNVGRKETIQVEFVSANPTGDLHLGHARGAAVGDTLSNVLAKAGYDVSREYYINDAGNQINNLAYSVEARYMQALGMQQDMPEDGYHGEDIIGIGKELAEQHGDKFVHMDENERFTYFREYGLQFELSKLQKDLEAFRVSFDKWFSETSLYENGKIDTALNALRENGHVYEEDGATWFRSTTFGDDKDRVLIKNDGSYTYLTPDIAYHQDKLDRGFEKLINIWGADHHGYIPRMKAAIQALGYEKDTLEVEIIQMVNLFKNGEKVKMSKRTGKAVTMRELIDEVGLDAVRYFFAMRSPDSHLDFDLDLAVSKSNENPVYYAQYAHARICSMLRQGEEQGLLIDEEIALQHIISEKEIDLLKKLGEYPIAVSEAAQKRIPHRITNYIYDLSTALHSFYNAEKVINIENKEQSKARLALMKAVQITLRSALSIVGVSAPEQM comes from the coding sequence ATGAACATTGTTGAGCAAGTAAAGGATCGATTGAAGGATGAAATATCTGAAGCTGTCGTTAAGGCAGGGTTAGCTACAAGAGAGCAACTTCCAGAGGTTATTCTAGAAATACCTAAAGAGAAGGTACACGGTGATTATTCTACAAATATGGCAATGCAGCTTGCTAGAATCGCTAAAAAAGCTCCTCGAATGATTGCAGAAGAGCTAGTGAATAATTTCGACAAATCAAAGGCATCTATTGAAAAAATTGACATAGCTGGCCCAGGATTTATTAATTTTCACATGAACAACAGCTATTTAACCGAGTTAATTCCAACGATATTAAAGGCTGGTGATTCATATGGAGAGACAAATGTTGGTCGAAAAGAAACCATTCAAGTAGAGTTCGTATCAGCGAATCCAACAGGCGATCTTCATTTAGGTCATGCACGCGGCGCAGCGGTGGGTGATACATTATCTAATGTTTTGGCAAAGGCAGGATATGATGTTAGTAGAGAATATTATATAAATGATGCTGGCAACCAAATCAATAATTTAGCTTACTCTGTAGAAGCACGGTACATGCAGGCACTTGGGATGCAGCAAGACATGCCAGAAGACGGTTATCATGGGGAAGATATTATTGGAATTGGAAAAGAGCTTGCAGAGCAACATGGTGATAAATTTGTTCATATGGATGAAAATGAACGATTTACATATTTTCGCGAGTATGGTTTACAGTTTGAGCTTAGTAAACTGCAAAAGGATCTTGAAGCGTTTAGAGTTTCCTTTGACAAATGGTTCTCAGAAACTTCATTATATGAAAACGGTAAAATTGATACAGCACTTAATGCATTGCGTGAAAATGGACATGTATATGAAGAGGATGGTGCAACATGGTTCCGCTCCACAACTTTTGGTGATGACAAGGATCGCGTGTTAATCAAAAATGATGGCTCATATACGTATCTAACTCCAGATATTGCTTACCATCAAGATAAGTTGGATCGTGGCTTTGAAAAGCTGATTAATATTTGGGGAGCAGATCACCACGGTTATATTCCAAGAATGAAAGCAGCTATACAAGCACTAGGGTATGAAAAAGATACACTTGAAGTAGAAATCATACAAATGGTTAACTTATTTAAAAATGGGGAAAAGGTCAAAATGAGTAAACGTACTGGTAAAGCTGTTACAATGCGAGAGCTCATTGATGAGGTTGGTCTTGACGCAGTTCGTTATTTCTTTGCGATGCGCAGCCCAGATTCACACCTTGATTTTGATCTTGATTTAGCGGTATCAAAGTCTAATGAAAATCCCGTATACTATGCCCAATATGCTCATGCACGAATTTGTAGTATGCTACGTCAAGGTGAGGAGCAAGGCTTATTAATTGATGAAGAAATTGCTTTACAACACATTATATCTGAAAAGGAAATTGACCTTCTCAAAAAGTTAGGGGAATATCCAATAGCTGTAAGTGAAGCAGCACAAAAGCGCATTCCACATCGTATAACAAATTATATTTATGATCTTTCTACAGCATTGCATAGTTTTTATAATGCTGAAAAAGTGATAAACATAGAAAATAAAGAACAAAGTAAAGCTCGCCTTGCGCTTATGAAAGCAGTGCAAATAACTTTACGGAGTGCACTATCTATAGTAGGAGTTTCAGCACCTGAGCAAATGTAG
- a CDS encoding 2-hydroxymuconate tautomerase, protein MPYYCKKERHQMPYITVKMLEGRSEEQKNQLVEKVTAAVSETTGAPAEKIVVFIDEMTKSHYAIGGKRLSDE, encoded by the coding sequence ATACCTTACTACTGTAAAAAGGAGAGACATCAAATGCCATATATTACTGTCAAAATGCTTGAGGGACGTTCAGAAGAACAGAAGAACCAGCTTGTTGAAAAGGTAACTGCTGCTGTTTCTGAAACAACAGGTGCACCTGCTGAAAAAATTGTAGTATTTATAGATGAGATGACTAAAAGTCATTATGCTATTGGTGGAAAACGTTTAAGTGATGAATAA
- the speE gene encoding polyamine aminopropyltransferase, whose translation MELWFTEKQTESYGITAKIKRTLHTEQTDFQKLDMNETEQFGNMLVLDGMVMTTEKDEFVYHEMVAHVPLFSHPNPENVLVVGGGDGGVIREVLKHPSVKKVTLVEIDGKVIEYSKKYLPSIASHFDNPRVEVIVGDGFMHIAESENEYDVIMVDSTEPVGPAVNLFSKGFYAGISKALKEDGIFVAQTDNPWFKPELIATVQKDVKEIFPLTRLYTANIPTYPSGLWTFTLGSKKYDPLQVEDGRFHDIDTKYYTQELHKAAFVLPKFVSDLTK comes from the coding sequence ATGGAACTATGGTTTACAGAAAAACAAACTGAGAGTTATGGAATAACAGCGAAAATTAAGCGTACTTTACATACAGAGCAAACTGACTTTCAAAAATTAGATATGAACGAAACTGAACAATTTGGAAATATGCTCGTTCTTGATGGCATGGTTATGACAACTGAAAAGGACGAATTTGTTTATCATGAAATGGTTGCCCATGTACCGTTATTTTCTCACCCTAATCCAGAAAATGTACTAGTTGTAGGCGGTGGAGATGGAGGGGTAATCCGTGAAGTTCTTAAGCACCCAAGTGTAAAAAAAGTCACTTTAGTGGAAATAGATGGTAAAGTTATTGAGTATTCAAAGAAATACTTACCGAGCATTGCGAGCCACTTTGACAATCCACGAGTAGAAGTCATAGTCGGTGATGGCTTCATGCATATTGCCGAAAGTGAAAATGAGTATGATGTTATTATGGTAGACTCAACTGAACCAGTTGGACCTGCAGTCAATCTATTTTCAAAGGGTTTTTATGCAGGGATTTCAAAAGCCTTAAAAGAGGATGGGATCTTTGTTGCTCAGACAGATAATCCATGGTTTAAGCCAGAATTAATTGCAACTGTACAAAAAGATGTGAAAGAAATTTTCCCACTAACTCGTCTATATACTGCAAATATACCGACATATCCAAGCGGTCTATGGACATTTACATTAGGTTCAAAGAAATATGATCCACTTCAAGTAGAAGATGGTAGATTTCATGATATTGATACGAAATATTATACGCAAGAGCTTCATAAAGCAGCTTTTGTCCTTCCGAAATTTGTTAGTGACTTAACGAAGTAG
- the cls gene encoding cardiolipin synthase: MKFVLFLAILLLLLIMWVRLDLKLGRHKYMKKVTDKTYPLHQGELTLFTNGHEFFNDYFQYIRNAETHIHVLFFIIKNDEISSEFFSLLKQKAREGVEVRLQVDWLGGFKVSKQIVRSLRENGISFSYSNTPKFPFFFYTLNRRNHRKITIIDGKVGYLGGFNVGREYLGRDPKMGFWRDYHLKIIGEGVVDLQKQFNKDWYSATKEKLKDEPKKIKLNDDSIVLHRIVPSDGAFLKESFITMIKQAKREIYIGTPYFIPGKEIVNELLAAAKRGVNINILVPMKADHPFVKEAAYPFFKPLLVAGCHIFRFYNGFYHAKVVAIDDDICDIGTANFDKRSFFINHEINCFIYDEKFNEQVKTTIKKDIQLAEPLTIDYFTKRSLLDQGKESFSTLINGFL, from the coding sequence ATGAAATTTGTTCTTTTTCTAGCAATTTTGTTGTTACTCTTAATTATGTGGGTACGTTTGGATTTAAAACTTGGACGACATAAGTATATGAAAAAAGTAACGGATAAAACATATCCATTACATCAAGGTGAGTTAACTTTGTTTACAAATGGTCATGAATTCTTCAATGATTATTTTCAATACATTAGAAACGCAGAAACACACATTCATGTGCTATTTTTTATTATTAAAAATGATGAGATTAGCTCAGAATTTTTCTCATTATTAAAGCAAAAAGCAAGGGAAGGCGTTGAGGTTCGTTTACAAGTAGACTGGCTCGGTGGTTTTAAAGTTTCTAAACAAATTGTACGGTCTTTACGTGAAAATGGAATCTCCTTCTCTTATAGCAACACCCCTAAGTTCCCATTCTTTTTTTATACACTAAATAGACGTAATCATCGAAAAATAACAATTATAGATGGAAAGGTTGGCTATCTAGGTGGGTTTAACGTTGGAAGAGAATACTTAGGGAGAGATCCTAAAATGGGATTTTGGCGTGATTATCATTTAAAAATTATCGGAGAAGGAGTTGTTGACTTACAAAAACAGTTTAATAAAGATTGGTATTCGGCAACAAAAGAAAAGCTTAAAGACGAACCAAAGAAGATAAAGTTAAACGATGATTCCATTGTATTACACCGTATCGTACCATCTGATGGTGCATTTCTAAAAGAATCTTTCATTACAATGATAAAACAAGCTAAAAGAGAAATTTATATAGGGACCCCCTACTTTATTCCTGGTAAAGAAATTGTCAATGAATTACTTGCTGCAGCAAAGAGAGGAGTGAACATCAATATTCTCGTCCCAATGAAAGCTGATCATCCATTTGTTAAAGAAGCTGCATATCCATTCTTTAAGCCATTGCTCGTTGCTGGTTGTCATATATTTCGGTTTTATAACGGATTCTATCATGCAAAAGTCGTAGCAATCGATGATGACATATGTGATATCGGGACTGCAAACTTTGACAAAAGGAGTTTTTTTATCAACCATGAAATCAACTGCTTTATTTATGATGAGAAATTTAATGAACAAGTGAAGACGACAATAAAAAAAGACATTCAGCTTGCAGAACCATTAACAATTGATTACTTTACAAAACGCTCGTTACTAGATCAAGGTAAAGAATCTTTTTCAACATTAATCAATGGTTTTTTATAA
- a CDS encoding DUF1934 domain-containing protein — translation MVQSDGKGIPIKVNFVSEIKDGSKSDRVAFTTNGLYYIKGKTTYLSFNESEAPHEIKTIVKINEHGDVLIMRKGAVSMKQYFQQHKETYGKYRNEIGLFEMVTTTEQIKYEWTEDKKSGYLLLTYLLRIQGELAGRYNVTIQFREEQI, via the coding sequence TTGGTTCAATCAGATGGAAAAGGTATTCCAATTAAAGTTAATTTTGTTTCTGAAATAAAAGATGGCTCAAAAAGCGATCGTGTTGCTTTTACGACAAATGGTTTATACTACATAAAAGGAAAAACTACATATTTGTCTTTTAATGAAAGTGAAGCACCACATGAAATTAAAACGATTGTTAAAATAAATGAACATGGTGATGTGCTGATTATGCGTAAAGGTGCCGTATCAATGAAGCAGTATTTTCAGCAACATAAGGAAACATACGGAAAGTATCGAAATGAAATTGGCTTATTTGAAATGGTTACTACAACTGAACAAATAAAGTACGAGTGGACTGAAGATAAGAAAAGTGGATACTTGTTGTTAACATATTTGTTACGAATACAAGGAGAATTAGCTGGACGGTACAATGTAACGATACAATTTAGGGAGGAACAAATATGA
- a CDS encoding site-2 protease family protein has translation MSNFLAFPIEQIPYVVIALVIAFTLHEFAHAYVAYKFGDMTAKNQGRLTLSPLSHLDPIGTLLIFIAGFGWAKPVPVNRYFFKNPRLAGVLVSIAGPLSNLVIAFVGLFILNAMVHFGIIGLLPIGFGDSLYSFFIILINLNVLLFVFNLLPFPPLDGYRVIEDLSPPDIRAKLTQYENYGALIFLILVITPLDRYTIQPIFNTFIPFVNNILATIMNIIF, from the coding sequence GTGAGCAATTTTTTAGCATTTCCTATTGAACAAATCCCATATGTAGTGATTGCTTTAGTAATAGCATTTACCTTACACGAATTTGCTCATGCTTATGTCGCATATAAATTTGGTGACATGACAGCAAAAAATCAAGGTAGACTTACACTTTCACCACTTTCACATTTGGATCCAATAGGAACTTTATTAATATTTATTGCAGGTTTTGGCTGGGCTAAACCAGTACCCGTTAATCGTTACTTCTTTAAAAATCCTCGTTTGGCTGGTGTTTTAGTATCAATAGCTGGACCTTTAAGTAATTTGGTAATAGCTTTTGTTGGGCTATTCATTTTGAATGCTATGGTTCATTTTGGGATCATTGGCCTTTTACCAATAGGGTTTGGTGACAGCTTATATTCGTTTTTTATTATACTAATAAATTTAAATGTTCTTCTATTCGTATTTAACTTGTTACCATTTCCACCACTTGATGGGTATCGCGTCATTGAAGACTTATCACCACCTGATATTCGGGCAAAATTGACACAGTATGAAAACTATGGAGCTCTCATTTTTTTAATATTAGTCATAACACCTTTAGACAGATATACAATTCAACCGATTTTTAATACGTTTATTCCTTTTGTTAATAACATACTAGCAACCATAATGAATATTATATTTTAG
- a CDS encoding PBP1A family penicillin-binding protein produces the protein MEIITNQRFKKALKYFRALIFVTLILLIFMSVTLISLFTYATVKGAPPLTVPQSTIYYANDDVIIGESHSKEKRYWISLDHISPSLIAATIAIEDQSFFSHPGFDFKRIAGAALADIKALAKVQGASTITQQYARNLFLEHDKTWRRKFDEALYTIRLEMNYSKNDILEGYLNTIYYGHGTYGIEAAAQYYFGKSANDLMLSEASMLAGVPKGPSHYSPLINEEKAKDRQWTILNAMVNNNYITENEASKAYEQELQYIEQQKVKHEEVGLYFQDIVKNELVNKLNIDERIIEMGGLHVYTTLDIELQKLAEESISNTINPSSDIQVSFVALDQYTGEVKALVGGRDYDESPFNRAVQAERQPGSTFKPFLYYAALEKGFTASTKLRSEQTTFIFDEGRATYTPHNYNNYYADDTITLAQAMALSDNVYAVKTNLYLGNNILVETAKKLGITSKLDNVPSLALGTSPVRMIDMVQAYATIANNGKQIHPTYITKVIDHHGNIIFEEAPSPEQVLDPDLAFVTTQLMKGMFDEKLNDYTNVTGSIIQNDLTRLYAGKSGTTKTDSWMIGYSPQIVTGIWTGYDRDYTIDKVDERAYSKRIWANFMEQSLTKEPVLTFRNSTGNLKKVYINPDNGKLATNDCPITLQMYYVKGTEPEEYCDEHSQKPPLDKKQAPIEDKGWFKRFIDWFN, from the coding sequence TTGGAAATCATCACAAATCAACGATTTAAAAAAGCACTTAAATATTTTAGAGCTCTTATTTTTGTTACTCTTATACTACTAATCTTCATGTCGGTAACTTTAATTTCTCTTTTTACGTATGCAACCGTTAAAGGTGCCCCACCGTTAACTGTACCGCAATCTACAATTTACTATGCAAATGACGATGTCATCATCGGAGAAAGCCATAGCAAAGAAAAGCGATACTGGATTTCACTTGATCATATTTCTCCTTCTTTAATCGCAGCAACGATTGCGATAGAAGATCAAAGTTTTTTTTCACACCCTGGATTTGATTTTAAGCGAATTGCAGGTGCTGCGTTAGCAGATATAAAAGCCTTAGCAAAGGTTCAGGGAGCAAGTACAATTACACAACAATATGCGAGAAACTTATTTTTAGAGCATGATAAAACTTGGAGAAGAAAATTCGATGAAGCACTTTATACCATACGTTTAGAAATGAACTATAGCAAAAATGACATTTTAGAAGGTTATTTAAATACGATATATTATGGGCATGGGACTTATGGAATTGAAGCAGCTGCTCAATACTATTTTGGAAAGTCAGCTAACGATTTAATGTTAAGTGAAGCAAGTATGTTAGCTGGGGTTCCAAAAGGACCCTCACATTATTCACCACTTATTAACGAAGAAAAAGCAAAAGATCGGCAATGGACGATATTAAATGCTATGGTTAATAACAACTACATTACAGAAAATGAAGCAAGCAAAGCCTATGAGCAAGAATTACAATATATCGAACAGCAAAAGGTTAAGCATGAAGAAGTAGGGCTCTATTTCCAGGACATTGTGAAGAATGAATTAGTGAACAAACTAAACATCGATGAACGGATTATTGAAATGGGCGGACTTCACGTGTATACAACACTTGATATAGAGCTGCAAAAATTAGCTGAAGAATCAATTTCTAACACCATTAATCCTTCATCTGATATACAAGTCAGTTTCGTAGCTTTGGATCAATATACCGGTGAAGTAAAAGCATTGGTTGGAGGAAGAGATTATGATGAAAGTCCCTTTAATCGGGCTGTTCAAGCAGAAAGGCAGCCAGGGTCAACTTTTAAACCTTTTTTATATTATGCTGCATTAGAAAAAGGTTTTACTGCCTCAACAAAGTTACGAAGTGAACAAACAACCTTTATCTTTGATGAAGGTAGAGCGACTTACACACCTCATAATTATAATAATTATTACGCAGATGATACGATTACATTAGCACAAGCAATGGCTTTGTCCGATAATGTATATGCAGTAAAAACTAATTTATATTTAGGGAATAACATTCTTGTAGAAACTGCTAAGAAATTGGGGATTACAAGTAAACTAGACAATGTACCGTCACTAGCTCTCGGTACTTCTCCTGTCAGGATGATTGACATGGTACAAGCGTATGCTACTATTGCTAACAATGGAAAACAGATACACCCTACGTACATCACAAAGGTTATTGATCATCATGGTAATATTATTTTTGAAGAGGCTCCATCACCTGAACAAGTTCTTGATCCGGACCTAGCATTTGTTACGACGCAGTTAATGAAAGGAATGTTTGATGAGAAATTAAACGATTACACGAACGTAACAGGTAGCATTATTCAAAATGATTTAACTAGGCTATATGCTGGCAAATCCGGCACTACAAAGACGGATAGCTGGATGATTGGTTATTCACCACAAATAGTAACTGGCATATGGACAGGATATGACAGAGATTACACTATTGATAAAGTAGATGAAAGGGCTTATTCAAAACGTATATGGGCTAATTTCATGGAACAATCATTAACAAAAGAACCTGTGCTCACTTTTCGAAACTCAACCGGAAATCTTAAAAAAGTGTACATTAACCCCGACAATGGAAAATTAGCCACAAATGATTGTCCTATTACCTTACAAATGTATTATGTTAAAGGGACTGAGCCAGAGGAATATTGTGATGAACACTCACAAAAGCCGCCACTTGATAAAAAACAAGCACCTATTGAGGATAAAGGTTGGTTTAAACGGTTTATTGACTGGTTTAATTAG